A stretch of the Geovibrio thiophilus genome encodes the following:
- a CDS encoding ABC transporter ATP-binding protein has product MGIIKKIWSYFKKHLLLLSLAIASSLFVAGTDGASAYILKHVLDDIFIKQNKEMLIIIPAAVSGIFLLRGVFRFLQLYLLRTIGLKVVQEMRFDLYSKMIRLPMSYYDNNSTGDMMSRIVNDINQVKSAIPSFINVMKDSFTVIFLIGVVFYQDFDLGLYGLAAIPFMMILIRKTSKKTKKYSSKGHEKMGTLSAALQESFAGIKVVKAFVMERFESGKFARENDQETRYQIKRAKVAAIGSPLMDIISGLALAVIIYYGGSKVISGESTPGTFFSFIAAFAMMFEPFKKINQENYTIQNSITAAERFFNIIDLDNEILDRNGTLPCSADGKDIEFRNVVFNYKGHDEKVIDGFSLKVQPGQTVAFVGSSGAGKTTIASLIPRFYDVTGGSLTIGGTDVREFDVYSLRRNIGIVSQEPYLFNDTIKNNIAYGASGITDETIKAAADSAYATDFIMKLPEGFETMIGERGDRLSGGQRQRITIARALLINPPILILDEATSSLDTESERIVQQALANLMKGRTSFVIAHRLSTILSADMIVVMDKGRIESIGKHDELIGRSEIYTRLYNMQFSES; this is encoded by the coding sequence ATGGGCATTATAAAAAAAATCTGGTCATATTTCAAAAAGCATCTGCTCCTGCTTTCTCTGGCAATCGCTTCCTCGCTTTTCGTAGCGGGAACTGACGGAGCTTCCGCATATATTCTCAAGCATGTTCTGGATGACATTTTCATCAAGCAGAACAAGGAAATGCTTATTATAATCCCCGCCGCTGTGTCCGGCATTTTCCTGCTGAGAGGGGTTTTCCGCTTCCTTCAGCTTTATCTGCTGAGAACAATCGGTCTGAAAGTTGTGCAGGAGATGCGTTTTGACCTTTATTCAAAAATGATCCGCCTGCCCATGAGCTATTACGACAACAACAGCACAGGGGATATGATGTCCAGAATTGTCAACGACATTAATCAGGTGAAATCCGCCATCCCCTCTTTTATAAACGTGATGAAGGACAGCTTCACTGTCATTTTCCTGATAGGCGTTGTATTTTATCAGGACTTTGATCTGGGGCTTTACGGACTGGCGGCAATACCCTTCATGATGATCCTCATCAGGAAAACCAGCAAAAAGACAAAGAAATACAGCTCCAAAGGGCATGAGAAGATGGGAACCCTTTCCGCTGCCCTTCAGGAATCCTTCGCAGGGATAAAGGTTGTGAAGGCTTTCGTGATGGAAAGGTTTGAATCAGGCAAATTCGCCCGTGAAAACGATCAGGAAACACGCTACCAGATAAAACGCGCGAAGGTCGCAGCCATAGGCTCGCCGCTGATGGATATTATCTCCGGTCTGGCGCTTGCGGTGATTATTTACTACGGCGGCTCAAAGGTAATCAGCGGGGAATCCACCCCGGGAACCTTCTTCTCGTTCATAGCGGCTTTTGCCATGATGTTTGAGCCGTTCAAGAAGATCAATCAGGAAAACTACACTATTCAGAACTCCATAACGGCGGCGGAAAGATTCTTCAATATTATTGATCTGGACAACGAAATTCTCGACAGGAACGGAACCCTGCCGTGCAGTGCCGACGGAAAAGATATAGAGTTCAGGAATGTTGTGTTCAATTACAAGGGTCATGATGAAAAAGTCATAGACGGTTTCAGCCTGAAGGTTCAGCCCGGGCAGACAGTCGCCTTTGTGGGCTCCAGCGGGGCGGGGAAAACCACCATCGCAAGTCTCATACCCAGATTTTACGATGTCACCGGCGGCAGCCTCACCATAGGCGGAACAGATGTGCGGGAATTTGACGTATACTCGCTCAGGCGGAACATAGGCATTGTCTCGCAGGAACCTTACCTCTTCAATGACACTATCAAAAACAACATAGCCTACGGGGCGTCCGGCATAACCGATGAAACCATAAAAGCCGCCGCTGATTCCGCCTACGCCACGGACTTTATAATGAAGCTTCCCGAAGGCTTTGAGACGATGATAGGCGAACGGGGTGACAGACTCTCCGGCGGACAGAGGCAGCGGATCACCATAGCCCGCGCGCTTCTCATAAACCCTCCGATCCTCATTTTGGATGAGGCGACAAGCTCGCTGGACACCGAATCCGAGCGCATAGTTCAGCAGGCGCTGGCAAACCTCATGAAGGGGCGCACAAGCTTCGTTATAGCCCACAGGCTGTCCACCATATTAAGCGCTGATATGATAGTGGTGATGGATAAAGGGAGAATAGAGTCCATCGGAAAGCATGACGAACTTATAGGTAGATCAGAGATATACACCAGACTTTACAATATGCAGTTCAGCGAGAGCTGA